Genomic window (Gemmatimonadota bacterium):
GGTCAGGCACCGACGCCCCGGTGCGTGCCGTGGCACTCTGAAATCGGGTTTACGATCGACCGATCAAGCGGCTTCTCGGTAGTAGTGACTGATGGCCAGTCCTGAGGCGGTGTGGGTGGCGCACAACCGGATCAGAGAGACTATGTTGCCTCCCAGATTCGCCACGCGCATTGATGCGCCTTCCACAAGAGACCACCGCCATGAGAACCGACACAGCCATCGTCACCATGTTCGTAGCGAGCCTCGCCGCGTGCTCGCCGACAACAGAAGAAGCCGCTCCCGATGAAACTACCGAAGCGGTGGCGGCAGCCATCGCCGCTTTTGGCGCGGGCGAAAACGTGTCCCCCTTCGCGATCGGCTCGCTGCAGGCCGCGTCACTGA
Coding sequences:
- a CDS encoding MBL fold metallo-hydrolase; translated protein: MRTDTAIVTMFVASLAACSPTTEEAAPDETTEAVAAAIAAFGAGENVSPFAIGSLQAASLRDAAFAPANDNMTLAINVTKADVDALLTAAGLATDVLQLSVQPLIVRTPDRVLLF